GTCAACTTTTCCACCTTTCCACCCGGAAATGATTCCATAGGGCAGTCCAATTAGTAAGTCAACCAATGTTGCAACAAAAGCGATAATTAGCGATAATCTAGTTCCGTATAATACCCGTGAAAATAGGTCACGCCCTAAATAGTCCGTTCCTAGTAGATAAGTCCGATTTTTAGGAACATTATTAGCTTCATAAGGATGGGTTACAATACCTGCCGCATTTTTAATTTCACCGCGAAAGCCGGGAATATTAGTATTGGCAATCCGCGGCGGCAAATTAGCGTAATCTGCATTCTGAGTATTAGGATCATTGGGAGCCAAAATCGGTGAACAAAATGCCACGACTGCAATAATTACTAAGACGAAAAAGGAAACTACCGCCACCTTATTTTTACGTAAGCGGCGAACAGCATCTTGAAAGAAGGTTAAAGATGGAGCGCTGATTTTTTCCTGATTAGCAGATTGATCACCAGCAATTTTCTCAAAACTTTTAGCTGTAATCTTCACATCTTCCATTTAATTATCCTCCTTGTCAGTC
This DNA window, taken from Lactobacillus sp. ESL0684, encodes the following:
- a CDS encoding ABC transporter permease, whose translation is MEDVKITAKSFEKIAGDQSANQEKISAPSLTFFQDAVRRLRKNKVAVVSFFVLVIIAVVAFCSPILAPNDPNTQNADYANLPPRIANTNIPGFRGEIKNAAGIVTHPYEANNVPKNRTYLLGTDYLGRDLFSRVLYGTRLSLIIAFVATLVDLLIGLPYGIISGWKGGKVDTFMQRIIEIISSVPNLIVVILLLLVLKPGLSSIIIAIAFSSWVTMARLIRAQTLQLKEQEYVLASLTLGESSFKIALKHLIPNLSSTIIIQTMFSIPNAIFFEAFLSFIGIGIPAPNASLGTLLSDGQKAFRFLPYQMWYPAIVLCVLMIAFNLFADGLRDAFDPKSE